The Actinocatenispora sera genome has a window encoding:
- a CDS encoding NAD(P)H-binding protein — translation MLLVTGATGNIGRELVRTLVDRGAEVRALVRDPARAATLPERAERAFADLDDPESLARALDGVDGMFLLTPGIGLTHTEHAVAAARAAGVANVVQLSSYNVLGDPMPAMGRWHHEREVLLRESGIPTTVLRPGGYMTNAFDWLPTIRSGGYVLDPVGPGRFAPIDPADIAAVAALALTEDGHAGTAYTLTGEQTFTVTEQVQVLAAAVGRDIEVRPIRTAAEAVAARFPHGAPPALAEAIVEGFEQMRADTVGFRTSTVRELLGREPATFADWCDRNAHRFR, via the coding sequence ATGCTACTGGTCACCGGTGCAACCGGAAACATCGGCCGCGAACTGGTCCGTACGCTCGTCGACCGCGGCGCGGAGGTCCGCGCGCTGGTGCGCGATCCGGCCCGCGCCGCCACGCTGCCGGAGCGCGCCGAGCGCGCGTTCGCCGACCTCGACGACCCCGAGTCGCTCGCGCGCGCACTCGACGGCGTCGACGGAATGTTCCTGCTCACCCCCGGCATCGGGCTGACCCACACCGAGCACGCCGTGGCCGCCGCCCGCGCCGCCGGCGTGGCCAACGTCGTGCAGCTCTCCTCGTACAACGTGCTCGGCGACCCGATGCCGGCGATGGGTCGGTGGCACCACGAGCGGGAGGTGCTGCTGCGCGAGTCCGGGATCCCGACGACCGTGCTGCGGCCCGGCGGGTACATGACGAACGCGTTCGACTGGCTGCCCACGATCCGGTCCGGCGGCTACGTGCTCGACCCGGTCGGACCGGGGCGGTTCGCCCCGATCGATCCCGCCGACATCGCCGCTGTCGCCGCGCTGGCGCTCACCGAGGACGGCCACGCCGGCACCGCGTACACGCTGACCGGCGAGCAGACGTTCACCGTGACCGAGCAGGTCCAGGTACTGGCCGCGGCGGTCGGCCGGGACATCGAGGTCCGGCCGATCCGTACGGCCGCCGAGGCGGTCGCCGCACGCTTCCCCCACGGCGCCCCACCCGCGCTCGCCGAGGCGATCGTCGAGGGGTTCGAGCAGATGCGCGCCGACACGGTCGGCTTCCGCACCAGCACGGTGCGCGAGCTGCTCGGCCGCGAGCCCGCCACCTTCGCCGACTGGTGCGACCGCAACGCTCACCGGTTCCGCTGA
- a CDS encoding MarR family winged helix-turn-helix transcriptional regulator — MPGLLDLHGRTSKALRALAEAAVQRHGLHLGQDHLLAALWERDGRTPGEIAAAVRVTTPAVVKMAGRMITAGWITRRPDDRDNRLVRLWLTDAGRALQEPVEAARRRLEDQVTAGLTDDERTALLSALTKVHDTAVALLADPPDHTTG, encoded by the coding sequence ATGCCCGGACTGTTGGACCTGCACGGCCGCACCTCGAAGGCGCTGCGGGCACTGGCCGAGGCGGCGGTGCAGCGACACGGCCTGCACCTGGGGCAGGACCACCTGCTCGCGGCGCTGTGGGAACGGGACGGTCGCACCCCGGGCGAGATCGCCGCCGCGGTCCGCGTCACCACCCCGGCGGTGGTGAAGATGGCCGGCCGGATGATCACCGCCGGCTGGATCACCCGGCGCCCCGACGATCGGGACAACCGCCTCGTGCGGCTCTGGCTCACCGACGCCGGCCGCGCCCTGCAGGAACCCGTCGAGGCCGCCCGGCGCCGCCTCGAGGACCAGGTCACCGCCGGCCTCACCGACGACGAGCGGACGGCACTGCTGTCCGCCCTGACCAAGGTGCACGACACAGCCGTCGCGCTGCTGGCCGATCCACCCGATCACACCACCGGCTGA
- a CDS encoding nucleotidyltransferase family protein yields the protein MIGLLPLDEQLPALRTTLQRNELLTEVLARTATLDLPGWYLTAGCVFQTVWNVVTHRAPSGGIRDYDVFYFDDADLSWAAEDEVIAAGRAVFAGLPVEIEIRNEARVHLWYEAKFGVPCPAYTSSEAAIDSFAATTCCVGVRTEPGDRWRVYAPHGLSDVFNLVLRPNPVQAPRSVYEAKAARWRRRWPELTVLPWPPPAH from the coding sequence ATGATCGGTCTCCTGCCGCTGGACGAACAGCTGCCCGCGTTGCGGACCACGTTGCAGCGCAACGAGCTGCTCACCGAGGTGCTGGCCCGCACCGCAACCCTCGACCTGCCCGGGTGGTACCTGACGGCCGGGTGCGTGTTCCAGACGGTGTGGAACGTGGTGACGCACCGGGCGCCGAGCGGCGGCATCAGGGACTACGACGTGTTCTACTTCGACGACGCCGACCTGTCCTGGGCGGCGGAGGACGAGGTGATCGCGGCCGGCCGCGCGGTGTTCGCGGGCCTGCCGGTCGAGATCGAGATCCGCAACGAGGCCCGGGTGCACCTCTGGTACGAGGCGAAGTTCGGGGTGCCCTGCCCGGCCTACACCTCCAGCGAGGCGGCGATCGACAGCTTCGCCGCCACCACCTGCTGCGTCGGCGTGCGCACCGAGCCGGGCGACCGGTGGCGCGTCTACGCGCCGCACGGGCTGTCCGACGTGTTCAACCTGGTGCTGCGGCCGAATCCGGTGCAGGCGCCGCGTTCGGTCTACGAGGCGAAGGCGGCCCGCTGGCGGCGGCGCTGGCCGGAGCTGACCGTCCTGCCCTGGCCGCCCCCGGCCCATTGA
- the folP gene encoding dihydropteroate synthase, with product MAIINRTPDSFFDQGATFGTEAALAAVDRAVQEGADIVDIGGVKAGPGQVVDAEEEIRRIVPFVATIRARHPDLVISVDTWRAEVARQAVEAGADLLNDAWAGADPRLAEVAAETGVGLVCSHTGGLPPRTRPHRPAYDDVVADVLDTVTRLADRAVALGVRRDGILIDPAHDFGKNTRHSLELTRRLDELAGTGWPVLVALSNKDFVGESLDVPVAGRLSGTLAASVVSAWLGARFFRAHQVRATRQALDMVATIRGDRQPAAARRGLA from the coding sequence ATGGCCATCATCAACCGGACCCCGGACTCGTTCTTCGACCAGGGCGCCACGTTCGGGACCGAGGCGGCGCTCGCGGCCGTCGACCGGGCGGTTCAGGAAGGAGCCGACATCGTCGACATCGGCGGCGTCAAGGCGGGCCCGGGTCAGGTGGTCGACGCGGAGGAGGAGATCCGGCGGATCGTCCCGTTCGTGGCGACCATCCGGGCGCGGCATCCCGACCTGGTGATCTCGGTGGACACCTGGCGGGCGGAAGTGGCCCGGCAGGCCGTCGAGGCGGGTGCCGACCTGCTCAACGACGCCTGGGCGGGCGCCGACCCGCGGCTGGCCGAGGTCGCCGCGGAGACCGGTGTCGGCCTGGTCTGCTCGCACACCGGTGGGCTGCCGCCGCGTACCCGGCCACACCGGCCGGCGTACGACGACGTGGTGGCCGACGTGCTCGACACGGTGACGCGGCTGGCCGACCGCGCGGTCGCGCTGGGGGTACGGCGGGACGGGATCCTGATCGACCCGGCGCACGATTTCGGCAAGAACACCCGGCACTCGCTGGAGCTCACCCGCCGGCTGGACGAACTCGCCGGCACCGGATGGCCGGTACTCGTCGCCCTGTCCAACAAGGACTTCGTCGGCGAGTCGCTGGACGTACCGGTGGCCGGCCGACTGTCCGGCACACTCGCCGCCAGCGTGGTCAGCGCCTGGCTCGGGGCCCGGTTCTTCCGCGCCCACCAGGTCCGCGCCACCCGGCAGGCGCTGGACATGGTCGCCACCATCCGCGGCGACCGGCAGCCCGCCGCCGCCCGCCGCGGCCTCGCCTGA
- a CDS encoding DivIVA domain-containing protein, which yields MREILLLLVVALVAAAIVFGVIVAITGAARGLQPAEPDERARRLPGDRPLAERDLGTVRFDAVLRGYRMAQVDAALRRVSYDLGYKQELIAALEAEVAALRDGRTADADLLRDRRLAAAAPVRRVAQRPATPTPTDPAGAAAAGAVPAGEAVADAAPIDEAAAGAVPADEGAADAAPIDEAAADTVPVDDPAPAGDPAPVTGAETDGGAQALQPADRAEPDDLATAADGAESADTVPADEGERAEDAADDPAAGRPDTDGSNGRADGAARRVAGQPAVS from the coding sequence ATGCGCGAGATTCTCCTGCTGCTCGTGGTGGCTCTGGTGGCCGCGGCCATCGTGTTCGGTGTGATCGTCGCGATCACCGGTGCGGCGCGTGGCCTGCAGCCGGCCGAGCCGGACGAACGGGCCCGCCGACTGCCCGGCGACCGGCCGCTCGCGGAGCGCGACCTGGGTACGGTCCGGTTCGACGCGGTCCTTCGCGGGTACCGGATGGCGCAGGTGGACGCCGCGCTGCGCCGCGTGTCGTACGACCTGGGCTACAAGCAGGAGCTGATCGCGGCGCTGGAGGCCGAGGTCGCGGCGCTGCGGGACGGCCGCACCGCCGATGCCGACCTGCTGCGCGACCGCCGCCTTGCCGCCGCCGCGCCCGTCCGCCGGGTGGCCCAGCGCCCGGCGACCCCGACCCCGACCGACCCGGCCGGCGCCGCGGCTGCGGGCGCAGTGCCGGCCGGCGAGGCGGTAGCGGACGCAGCGCCGATCGACGAGGCGGCTGCGGGCGCAGTGCCGGCCGACGAGGGGGCAGCGGACGCAGCGCCGATCGACGAAGCGGCAGCAGACACCGTGCCGGTCGACGACCCGGCGCCCGCCGGGGATCCCGCGCCGGTCACCGGTGCCGAGACCGACGGCGGTGCCCAGGCCCTGCAGCCTGCCGACCGCGCCGAGCCTGACGACCTCGCGACGGCTGCCGACGGCGCCGAGTCCGCGGACACGGTCCCGGCCGACGAGGGCGAACGGGCTGAGGACGCGGCGGACGATCCGGCGGCGGGAAGGCCGGACACCGACGGCTCGAACGGGCGGGCGGATGGTGCGGCGCGCCGGGTCGCCGGCCAGCCGGCGGTGAGCTGA
- a CDS encoding DNA-3-methyladenine glycosylase I, translating into MSDARRSPDLLIGADGRGRCPWAGSAPEYVEYHDDEWGRPVRTDDGLFERLTLEAFQSGLAWITILRKRPAFRQAFAGFRIGKVAAFGEADRERLLADAGIVRNRAKIDAALGNARVAAELPGGLAALIWSYAPKQRPRPKRLADVPATSPESVALAKELKRRGFRFVGPTTAYALMQAAGLVDDHLAGCIAPGNTAA; encoded by the coding sequence ATGAGTGATGCGCGGAGGTCACCGGATCTGTTGATCGGTGCGGACGGCCGGGGGCGTTGCCCGTGGGCCGGCAGCGCGCCGGAGTACGTCGAGTACCACGACGACGAGTGGGGTCGGCCGGTGCGCACCGACGACGGGCTGTTCGAGCGGCTCACCCTGGAGGCGTTCCAGTCCGGGCTGGCATGGATCACCATCCTGCGCAAGCGGCCAGCGTTCCGGCAGGCGTTCGCCGGCTTCCGGATCGGCAAGGTCGCCGCGTTCGGCGAGGCGGACCGGGAGCGGCTGCTCGCCGATGCCGGCATCGTGCGCAACCGCGCGAAGATCGACGCCGCGCTGGGCAACGCCCGGGTGGCGGCCGAGCTGCCGGGCGGCCTCGCCGCGCTGATCTGGTCGTACGCGCCGAAGCAGCGGCCGCGCCCGAAGCGGCTCGCCGACGTGCCGGCCACCAGCCCCGAGTCGGTGGCGCTGGCGAAGGAGCTGAAGCGGCGCGGTTTCCGGTTCGTCGGCCCGACCACCGCGTACGCGTTGATGCAGGCCGCCGGGTTGGTCGACGACCACCTGGCCGGCTGTATCGCCCCCGGCAACACCGCCGCCTGA
- a CDS encoding enoyl-CoA hydratase-related protein — protein sequence MTEVLLVDRADTGVVTLTFNRPESLNSLSVELKEALRDALRDAAADDDCRALLLAGAGRGFCVGQDLREHIETLGAGSDPMRTVHEHYTPIAELLGGMPKPVVAAVRGPAAGAGAALAFLADFRIGGPGTSFSMSFAGVGLAGDTGISWTLPRLVGYAKATELTLLGTKVDAATADRLGLFTELVATDDEVLPAATALATRLAAGPTVAYGQLKRELATGASGSLRDALAVEADAQSICGATSDHRAATEAFVAKRRPAFHGR from the coding sequence ATGACCGAGGTACTGCTGGTCGACCGCGCCGACACCGGCGTCGTCACGCTCACCTTCAACCGCCCCGAGTCGCTGAACTCGCTGTCGGTCGAGCTGAAGGAGGCGCTGCGGGACGCGCTGCGCGACGCGGCGGCCGACGACGACTGCCGGGCGCTGCTGCTCGCCGGTGCCGGCCGCGGCTTCTGCGTCGGCCAGGACCTGCGCGAACACATCGAGACGCTGGGCGCCGGCAGCGACCCGATGCGCACCGTGCACGAGCACTACACGCCGATCGCGGAGCTGCTCGGCGGGATGCCCAAGCCGGTCGTCGCCGCGGTACGGGGGCCGGCCGCCGGTGCGGGCGCGGCGCTGGCGTTCCTGGCCGACTTCCGCATCGGCGGCCCCGGTACGTCGTTCTCGATGAGCTTCGCCGGAGTGGGCCTCGCCGGCGACACCGGCATCTCCTGGACGCTGCCCCGGCTCGTCGGCTACGCCAAGGCCACCGAACTGACCCTGCTCGGTACCAAGGTGGACGCGGCCACCGCCGACCGGCTCGGCCTGTTCACCGAGCTGGTCGCCACCGACGACGAGGTGTTGCCCGCGGCCACCGCGCTCGCCACCCGGCTCGCCGCCGGCCCGACCGTGGCGTACGGCCAGCTCAAGCGCGAGCTCGCGACCGGCGCCTCGGGCAGCCTGCGGGATGCGCTGGCGGTCGAGGCGGACGCGCAGTCGATCTGCGGCGCGACCAGCGACCACCGGGCCGCCACCGAGGCGTTCGTCGCCAAGCGCCGCCCCGCCTTCCACGGCCGCTGA
- a CDS encoding PaaX family transcriptional regulator: protein MQARSALFDLYGDHLRPRGGEAPVAALVRLLAPLSIAAPAVRTAISRMVRQGWLAPVRLPAGPGYALTGRGMRRLDEAAARIYRTTRRDWDGRFDLLVLTGSATRAQRSRLADTLGYLGFGALSPSTWAAPRRGTVRARDAEVAALLDEVGVAAARFVARHDGDTAGASDLVRRAWDLPALATAYREFVTEYTPVVAGLPATVTDEQAYAARFRLVHAWRTFLFSDPQLPAELLPPDWPGAAAAAFFDRYAGRLRAAADRYVDSCLPTTHR from the coding sequence GTGCAGGCCCGCTCCGCGCTGTTCGATCTCTATGGAGATCACCTTCGGCCGCGCGGCGGTGAGGCACCGGTCGCGGCCCTCGTCCGGCTGCTCGCGCCGCTGTCCATCGCCGCGCCGGCGGTGCGCACCGCCATCTCCCGGATGGTCCGGCAGGGCTGGCTGGCCCCCGTACGGCTGCCGGCCGGGCCGGGCTACGCGCTCACCGGTCGGGGGATGCGCCGGCTCGACGAGGCCGCCGCGCGCATCTACCGGACCACCCGGCGCGACTGGGACGGCCGGTTCGATCTGCTGGTACTGACCGGGTCGGCCACCCGCGCGCAGCGCAGCCGGCTCGCCGACACCCTTGGCTATCTCGGCTTCGGCGCGCTGTCCCCGAGCACCTGGGCGGCGCCCCGCCGCGGCACGGTACGGGCGCGGGACGCCGAGGTGGCCGCGTTGCTGGACGAGGTCGGCGTCGCCGCGGCACGGTTCGTCGCCCGGCACGACGGCGACACCGCGGGCGCCAGCGACCTGGTCCGCCGCGCCTGGGACCTGCCCGCGCTCGCCACCGCGTACCGGGAGTTCGTCACCGAGTACACGCCGGTGGTCGCCGGGCTGCCGGCCACGGTGACCGACGAGCAGGCGTACGCGGCGCGGTTCCGGCTGGTGCACGCCTGGCGGACGTTCCTGTTCTCCGACCCGCAGCTGCCGGCCGAGCTGCTGCCGCCCGACTGGCCCGGCGCCGCCGCGGCCGCCTTCTTCGACCGGTACGCGGGGCGGCTGCGCGCCGCCGCCGACCGGTACGTGGACTCCTGCCTGCCCACCACCCACCGCTGA
- a CDS encoding DUF3117 domain-containing protein has protein sequence MAAMKPRTGDGPLEVTKEGRGIVMRVPLEGGGRLVVEMTPEEAGELGEALKNVAG, from the coding sequence ATGGCGGCCATGAAGCCGCGGACGGGCGACGGTCCGCTGGAGGTCACCAAGGAGGGCCGCGGCATCGTCATGCGGGTTCCGCTCGAAGGCGGTGGCCGGCTGGTCGTCGAGATGACCCCGGAGGAAGCCGGCGAGCTCGGCGAGGCGCTGAAGAACGTCGCGGGCTGA
- a CDS encoding leucyl aminopeptidase: MASLTLRLGTGTRPAVLAVPVAPTGDDTDDSAAGPGSAGKAGSAGSAGKAGSAGSAGKAGSAGSAGKAGSAGSAGKAGSAGGAAAAVLATVPLPAGTESVLAAYLADVEHSGAAGSIEVLPRPGERPQRLIAVGVGDGTEADWRAAGAAVVRAAAKQPALTVAVPDGLTDAQLAGLAEGILLAGYRFSLAADDSGAPALNRVTIAADAARYGPALAHAQAVAEATALARDWVNTPSNDKSPEWFAGRIARAAEKHQVQVRIRDAAALAAEGFGGVVAVGEGSPRPPRLVELRWRPRGAQRHVVLVGKGITYDTGGIDIKPIGAMELMRKDMGGAGAVAAATIGAAAMRLPVRVTALLPLADNVVSGAAYRPGDVVRHYGGITTEIQNTDAEGRIVVADALAYAVRRLAPDVLVDLATLTGAQRVALGKKTAALYATDDELAAALAAAGDDAGEPMWRMPLPADYVEKVHSSTVADLNNAPVQGEAGSVMGALFLREFTAGHPCWAHVDMSAPAWSASAAGELPKGATGWGVRTLLRYLATQ; encoded by the coding sequence GTGGCTTCCTTGACCCTGCGACTCGGCACCGGAACCCGGCCCGCGGTACTGGCCGTGCCGGTCGCGCCCACCGGCGACGACACCGACGACTCTGCCGCTGGGCCCGGCTCGGCTGGCAAGGCCGGCTCCGCCGGTTCGGCTGGCAAGGCCGGCTCCGCCGGTTCGGCTGGCAAGGCCGGCTCCGCCGGTTCGGCTGGCAAGGCCGGCTCCGCCGGTTCGGCTGGCAAGGCCGGCTCCGCCGGCGGTGCGGCGGCCGCGGTGCTGGCAACGGTGCCGCTACCGGCTGGCACCGAGAGCGTGCTCGCCGCCTACCTGGCCGACGTCGAGCACTCCGGAGCCGCCGGCAGCATCGAGGTGCTGCCGCGCCCCGGCGAGCGGCCGCAGCGGCTGATCGCCGTCGGTGTCGGCGACGGCACCGAGGCCGACTGGCGGGCGGCGGGTGCCGCCGTGGTGCGCGCCGCCGCGAAGCAGCCGGCGCTGACCGTCGCGGTACCGGACGGGCTGACCGACGCGCAGCTCGCCGGGCTGGCCGAGGGGATCCTGCTCGCCGGGTACCGGTTCAGCCTCGCCGCGGACGACAGCGGTGCACCGGCGCTGAACCGGGTCACCATCGCCGCCGACGCCGCCCGGTACGGCCCGGCACTGGCGCACGCGCAGGCGGTCGCCGAGGCGACCGCGCTGGCCCGGGACTGGGTCAACACGCCCAGCAACGACAAGTCGCCGGAGTGGTTCGCCGGCCGGATCGCCCGCGCCGCCGAGAAGCACCAGGTGCAGGTACGCATCCGGGACGCCGCCGCGCTCGCCGCCGAGGGGTTCGGCGGGGTGGTCGCGGTCGGCGAGGGCTCGCCGCGCCCGCCGCGGCTGGTGGAGCTGCGCTGGCGGCCACGCGGTGCGCAGCGGCACGTGGTGCTCGTCGGCAAGGGCATCACGTACGACACGGGTGGCATCGACATCAAGCCGATCGGCGCGATGGAGCTGATGCGCAAGGACATGGGCGGTGCCGGCGCGGTCGCCGCGGCGACGATCGGTGCCGCCGCGATGCGACTGCCGGTACGCGTCACGGCGCTGCTTCCGTTGGCCGACAACGTCGTCAGCGGTGCGGCGTACCGGCCGGGCGACGTGGTGCGGCACTACGGCGGGATCACGACGGAGATCCAGAACACCGACGCGGAGGGTCGGATCGTGGTGGCCGATGCCCTCGCGTACGCGGTGCGCCGGCTCGCCCCCGACGTCCTCGTCGACCTGGCCACCCTGACCGGGGCGCAGCGCGTCGCGCTGGGCAAGAAGACCGCCGCGCTGTACGCGACCGACGACGAGCTGGCCGCCGCGCTCGCCGCGGCCGGCGACGACGCCGGCGAGCCGATGTGGCGGATGCCGCTGCCCGCCGACTACGTCGAGAAGGTGCACAGCTCCACGGTCGCCGACCTGAACAACGCCCCGGTACAGGGCGAGGCCGGGTCGGTGATGGGCGCCCTGTTCCTGCGCGAGTTCACCGCCGGCCACCCGTGCTGGGCGCACGTGGACATGTCCGCACCGGCCTGGTCCGCCAGCGCCGCCGGCGAACTGCCGAAGGGCGCCACCGGCTGGGGCGTCCGCACCCTGCTGCGCTACCTCGCCACCCAGTGA